In the Holophagales bacterium genome, one interval contains:
- a CDS encoding aldehyde dehydrogenase family protein gives MRETKLFLGGVWEEGDDATVVRSPWDGSPVSRVARAGPSTLDRAAEAALGAARAMAALAAEKRGAILEAARADLLGRKEEVARAIVEEAGKPIALARGEVERAGDTLLAAAHVARFPELVARDLSGFASGAGRIALTKRVPIGPVLAITPFNFPLNLVAHKLAPAVAASCPVVLKPASQTPTAALLLAAALQRAGLPDGALSVVPARAADAEALVSDPRFALLTFTGSAEVGLALRKKAWDRRVALELGGNAAVIVEPDWDDLPDVARRIAAAAYAWAGQSCISVQRVLVHRDVAARLRALLVEATEAFPKGDPSLPSTLCGPMIDAANRDRVLEWIASAKAAGGTLLAGGTAEGAMVSPALLDGVPDEEPIVAGELFGPGAVLSTYDSFEEALARVNASRYGLQAGVFSHDVAKVRRAWETLEVGAVIQGDVPTWRSDPMPYGGVKASGTGREGPASAFLEMTEERMLVLR, from the coding sequence ATGAGAGAGACGAAGCTCTTCCTCGGCGGCGTGTGGGAAGAGGGTGACGACGCGACCGTCGTCCGTTCGCCGTGGGACGGATCGCCGGTCTCGCGCGTGGCGCGGGCAGGGCCGTCGACCCTCGACCGCGCGGCGGAGGCCGCTCTGGGGGCGGCCCGGGCGATGGCGGCTCTCGCCGCCGAGAAACGCGGGGCGATTCTCGAGGCGGCGCGCGCCGACCTCCTCGGCCGGAAGGAAGAGGTCGCCCGTGCGATCGTCGAAGAGGCGGGCAAGCCCATCGCCCTCGCCCGGGGAGAGGTGGAACGCGCGGGGGACACCCTCCTGGCGGCGGCGCACGTGGCCCGATTCCCCGAGCTCGTCGCGCGCGATCTCTCCGGCTTCGCGAGCGGCGCCGGGCGGATCGCCCTGACGAAACGGGTGCCGATCGGGCCGGTCCTCGCGATCACGCCGTTCAACTTTCCCCTCAACCTCGTCGCGCACAAGCTCGCCCCCGCGGTCGCGGCAAGCTGCCCGGTCGTCCTCAAGCCCGCGAGCCAGACACCAACGGCGGCTCTCCTTCTCGCCGCCGCGCTCCAGCGCGCCGGGCTCCCCGACGGGGCGCTCTCCGTCGTACCCGCGCGGGCAGCCGACGCCGAGGCGCTCGTCTCCGATCCCCGCTTCGCTCTCCTCACGTTCACCGGCTCGGCCGAGGTCGGCCTTGCGCTCCGGAAGAAGGCCTGGGACCGGCGCGTCGCCCTCGAGCTCGGAGGAAACGCCGCGGTCATCGTCGAGCCCGACTGGGACGACCTTCCCGACGTGGCGCGCCGGATCGCGGCCGCGGCGTACGCCTGGGCGGGGCAGTCGTGCATCAGCGTGCAGCGGGTCCTCGTGCATCGCGACGTGGCCGCGCGCCTGAGGGCCCTCCTCGTCGAGGCGACCGAGGCCTTTCCGAAGGGGGACCCGTCCCTGCCTTCGACCCTCTGCGGGCCGATGATCGACGCCGCCAACCGCGACCGCGTGCTGGAGTGGATCGCATCGGCGAAAGCCGCGGGAGGGACGCTCCTGGCGGGAGGGACGGCGGAGGGCGCGATGGTTTCCCCGGCGCTTCTCGACGGCGTCCCGGACGAGGAGCCGATCGTGGCCGGCGAGCTCTTCGGCCCCGGCGCGGTCCTCTCGACGTACGACTCCTTCGAAGAAGCGCTCGCCCGCGTGAACGCCTCGCGCTACGGGCTCCAGGCGGGCGTCTTCAGCCACGACGTCGCGAAGGTGCGCCGCGCGTGGGAGACGCTCGAGGTCGGGGCGGTCATCCAGGGGGACGTCCCGACCTGGCGCAGCGACCCGATGCCCTACGGCGGCGTCAAGGCTTCGGGAACGGGGCGCGAAGGGCCCGCCTCGGCGTTCCTCGAGATGACCGAGGAACGGATGCTCGTCCTGCGCTGA
- a CDS encoding mechanosensitive ion channel, whose protein sequence is MPGPGALPVFSPESIRLGVAFLLGSALLFVAVREARGRIVRLALVFGVSVLLRGIGALAFLELPSAAPTILFIALLLQGIAFLGLAAVVLFDLLLPRARVRVPRIARDLAVGLSFVALLIWLFSVHQVDVTGIVATSAVVTAVIGFSLQDTLANVMGGIALQLEGAVEPGDWVKFGDTSGRVRETAWRHTAVETRNGDTLLIPNSVLVKTPLLLLGKAGGRRPPLERRWVTFGVDYRTSPVTVLETVREALTREPIPNVAAEPAPSVVLMDFRESWASYAVRYWLTDLLLDDPTDSIVRTRVLYALRRAGIALSRPATANFVTVEEEGHRTRQAKRDDEARLAALESVPLFAALTAEERERLAPGLVRAPFAPGEAMVVQGRQVHDLYILTRGAGDVRIEVPDAPPRLVSRITAPGIFGEMGMLTGEPRRATVIAVGETECWRLGKEMFREILHERPAIAEAVSRILAARQVELATATEGLSEESRRHRIEAAHVSLVTKIERFFGLGPQARGSERDGK, encoded by the coding sequence ATGCCCGGACCCGGCGCCTTACCCGTCTTCTCGCCGGAATCGATCCGGCTCGGGGTCGCCTTCCTGCTGGGGTCGGCGCTCCTCTTCGTCGCCGTGCGCGAAGCGAGGGGCCGCATCGTTCGGCTGGCCCTGGTTTTCGGCGTCTCCGTCCTCCTCCGTGGAATCGGAGCTCTCGCCTTTCTCGAGCTCCCGAGCGCGGCGCCCACCATCCTCTTCATCGCCCTTCTCCTGCAGGGGATCGCCTTCCTCGGCCTGGCCGCGGTCGTCCTCTTCGACCTGCTCCTCCCCCGGGCCCGGGTGCGGGTCCCGCGCATCGCGCGGGACCTCGCGGTCGGGCTCTCGTTCGTGGCCCTCCTGATCTGGCTCTTCTCGGTCCACCAGGTCGACGTCACCGGGATCGTCGCGACGTCGGCGGTCGTCACGGCCGTCATCGGGTTCTCGCTGCAGGACACCCTCGCGAACGTCATGGGAGGCATCGCCCTCCAGCTCGAAGGGGCCGTCGAGCCGGGAGACTGGGTGAAGTTCGGCGACACGTCCGGCCGGGTCCGCGAGACGGCCTGGCGGCACACGGCGGTGGAGACCCGCAACGGCGACACCCTCCTCATCCCCAACAGCGTCCTCGTGAAGACGCCGCTCCTCCTTCTCGGGAAGGCCGGAGGACGCCGGCCGCCGCTCGAGAGGCGGTGGGTCACCTTCGGGGTCGATTACCGGACCTCGCCGGTCACCGTCCTCGAGACGGTGCGCGAGGCGCTGACGCGCGAGCCGATCCCGAACGTCGCGGCCGAGCCGGCACCGAGCGTCGTCCTGATGGACTTCCGTGAGAGCTGGGCCTCGTACGCGGTCCGCTACTGGCTGACCGACCTCCTCCTGGACGATCCGACGGACTCGATCGTGAGAACGCGCGTCCTCTACGCCCTCCGACGTGCCGGGATTGCCCTGTCGAGACCGGCCACGGCGAACTTCGTCACGGTGGAGGAGGAGGGGCACCGCACGCGCCAGGCGAAGCGAGACGACGAGGCACGGCTCGCGGCCCTGGAGAGCGTGCCGCTCTTCGCTGCGCTGACCGCCGAGGAACGCGAGCGACTCGCGCCCGGACTCGTCCGCGCCCCGTTCGCCCCCGGTGAGGCGATGGTCGTCCAGGGACGGCAGGTGCACGACCTCTACATCCTCACGCGCGGCGCGGGAGACGTTCGCATCGAGGTCCCCGACGCCCCTCCGCGCCTCGTCAGCCGGATCACGGCCCCCGGCATCTTCGGCGAAATGGGGATGCTGACCGGCGAACCGCGGCGCGCGACGGTGATCGCCGTGGGCGAGACGGAGTGCTGGCGTCTCGGCAAGGAAATGTTCAGGGAGATCCTCCACGAGCGTCCCGCCATCGCCGAAGCGGTGTCGAGGATCCTCGCGGCGCGCCAGGTGGAGCTCGCGACGGCGACCGAGGGACTCTCCGAGGAATCCCGCCGCCACCGCATCGAGGCGGCGCACGTCTCCCTCGTGACGAAGATCGAACGCTTCTTCGGCCTCGGCCCGCAGGCCCGGGGCTCCGAGAGGGACGGGAAATGA
- the rocD gene encoding ornithine--oxo-acid transaminase, producing the protein MTENATLETTRGTETLIDLESRYGAHNYHPLDVVCTKGEGIWLTDVEGKRYMDFLAAYSAVNQGHNHPRIAEAMIRQVRRLALTSRAFRNDQFPPLLEKLCRLSGFDKALLMNSGAEAVETAIKAMRKWAYDVKGVPYPKAEIIVAEGNFHGRTTTIVGFSTDPDSTSRFGPFTPGFRIVAYGSVAAVEAAITPETAAIFVEPIQGEGGVVIPPDGYLRGLRELADRHNCLLILDEIQSGLGRTGKLFAFEHEGIRPDGVTIGKALSGGFYPVSAFLSSNAVMDVFTPGIHGSTYGGNPLACAVASEALDVLVDERLVERAAELGLHLEARLRGMKTGKIEEIRVRGLWAGVQLKVSAGLARPYCYALKERGMLCKDTHEQTIRLAPPLVIAREEIDWAVDQLDAVLA; encoded by the coding sequence ATGACAGAGAACGCGACGCTCGAGACGACCCGTGGAACCGAGACTCTCATCGACCTCGAGAGCCGGTACGGCGCCCACAACTACCACCCTCTCGACGTCGTCTGCACGAAGGGGGAGGGGATCTGGCTCACGGACGTGGAGGGGAAGAGGTACATGGACTTCCTCGCCGCCTACTCCGCCGTGAACCAGGGGCACAACCACCCGCGGATCGCCGAGGCGATGATCCGCCAGGTCCGCCGCCTCGCCCTCACGAGCCGGGCGTTCCGCAACGACCAGTTTCCCCCGCTTCTCGAGAAGCTCTGCCGCCTCAGCGGCTTCGACAAGGCCCTCCTGATGAACAGCGGCGCCGAGGCCGTCGAGACGGCGATCAAGGCGATGCGCAAGTGGGCCTACGACGTGAAGGGGGTCCCGTACCCGAAGGCCGAGATCATCGTGGCGGAGGGGAACTTCCACGGCCGGACCACGACGATCGTCGGCTTCTCGACCGACCCCGACTCGACGAGCCGCTTCGGCCCCTTCACGCCCGGATTCCGGATCGTCGCGTACGGCTCGGTCGCCGCCGTCGAGGCCGCGATCACGCCCGAGACGGCCGCCATCTTCGTCGAGCCGATCCAGGGCGAGGGGGGCGTCGTCATCCCGCCGGACGGCTACCTCCGCGGCCTGCGCGAGCTCGCCGACCGGCACAACTGCCTCCTGATCCTCGACGAGATCCAGTCGGGCCTCGGCCGCACGGGCAAGCTCTTCGCGTTCGAGCACGAGGGGATCCGCCCCGACGGCGTCACGATCGGCAAGGCCCTCTCGGGCGGCTTCTACCCCGTCAGCGCCTTCCTCTCCTCGAACGCGGTCATGGACGTCTTCACCCCCGGCATCCACGGCTCGACGTATGGCGGAAACCCCCTCGCGTGCGCCGTCGCCTCCGAGGCGCTCGACGTCCTCGTCGACGAGCGGCTCGTCGAGCGGGCCGCCGAGCTCGGGCTCCACCTCGAGGCGCGGCTGCGCGGGATGAAGACCGGCAAGATCGAGGAGATCCGCGTCCGCGGCCTCTGGGCCGGAGTGCAGCTGAAGGTCTCGGCGGGACTCGCGCGCCCCTACTGCTACGCGCTGAAGGAGCGAGGGATGCTCTGCAAGGACACGCACGAGCAGACGATCCGCCTCGCGCCGCCGCTCGTCATCGCGCGCGAGGAGATCGACTGGGCGGTGGACCAGCTCGACGCGGTCCTGGCCTGA
- a CDS encoding carbohydrate binding family 9 domain-containing protein, with translation MRRLRAALRAILSLLALSSSGLAQRPEEPLVALVATREVVLDGRLGDPLWKDAPVLDRFTQQAPDEGQPATERTEIRVVVTPRAVVVGVVCVDREAKPVAARNYERDGDFDADDWVMIVLDTYLDRRNAAIFAVNPLGTQWDALVTNEGEEEDEWDAIWESRTSVGPDGWRAEVAIPLSALRAPAGATSFGFNVFRMLRRRQETSAWGGWRREAGPNRISMAGTLTGFRLERRLPLVLKPFLLTGYDHDVREAGGSYRNGARLDAGLDAKVGVTPTLVLDATVRTDFAQVESDTQRVNLTRFPLFFPEKREFFLERIGFTRFGQQQLGEIFYSRRIGLSSDGEPVPIVGGARLTGNVGRTEVGVIAVRQDESLGLPETDFYVARVRHPLGARSSVGAIFTDREGGPAGKEWNRAAGVDLDWKPTETLAFTAFWATTRDPEGRPDTDGWRVSGQFDDGSWQLYSSLKRYDEDFDPGIGFVPRTGITNLFGRAARRFYPAGGFVREWGVGAEVDYFEDPAGDPVGREIQLEMWAEGRDASYARAEPFSSEWDRLDEPFEISAGIHVPEGAYWNRRHAVEAGTSKAVALSASGSVEWGTFYGGHLETYEGQLSWRPNPHLLLALTEEYNDVRLPGGAFTTSLLGLRGTWNFSRSLLLTAFTQVNSEADVASLNTRLRWMWRPGSDVYLVYNRATGEGLERRAWQVVLKATWAILP, from the coding sequence TTGCGCCGACTTCGCGCGGCCCTTCGGGCCATCCTCTCCCTCCTCGCGCTCTCCTCCTCCGGTCTCGCCCAGAGGCCGGAGGAACCTCTCGTCGCCCTCGTCGCGACGCGCGAGGTCGTCCTGGACGGGCGGCTCGGAGACCCCCTGTGGAAGGACGCCCCCGTCCTCGACCGCTTCACGCAGCAGGCCCCCGACGAGGGCCAGCCGGCGACGGAGCGGACGGAAATCCGCGTCGTCGTCACGCCGCGGGCGGTCGTCGTCGGCGTCGTCTGCGTCGACCGCGAGGCCAAGCCGGTCGCGGCGCGCAACTACGAACGGGACGGCGACTTCGACGCCGACGACTGGGTGATGATCGTCCTCGACACCTACCTCGACCGCCGGAACGCGGCGATCTTCGCCGTCAACCCGCTCGGCACCCAGTGGGACGCCCTCGTCACGAACGAGGGCGAGGAGGAGGACGAGTGGGACGCGATCTGGGAGTCGCGGACCTCGGTCGGCCCGGACGGCTGGCGCGCGGAAGTCGCGATCCCGCTCTCCGCCCTCCGCGCTCCCGCCGGCGCGACCTCTTTCGGCTTCAACGTCTTCCGGATGCTCCGGCGCCGCCAGGAGACCTCGGCCTGGGGCGGGTGGCGGCGCGAGGCGGGGCCGAACCGGATCTCGATGGCGGGGACGCTGACCGGTTTCCGGCTCGAGCGGCGTCTCCCGCTCGTCCTCAAGCCGTTCCTCCTGACCGGGTACGACCACGACGTCCGCGAGGCCGGGGGCTCGTACCGAAACGGCGCGCGCCTCGACGCCGGGCTCGACGCGAAGGTGGGCGTGACGCCGACGCTCGTCCTCGACGCGACGGTGAGGACCGACTTCGCGCAGGTCGAGTCGGACACGCAGCGCGTCAACCTCACCCGCTTCCCGCTCTTCTTCCCCGAGAAGCGCGAGTTCTTCCTCGAGCGGATCGGCTTCACGCGGTTCGGCCAGCAGCAGCTCGGCGAGATCTTCTACTCCCGGCGCATCGGCCTCTCTTCCGACGGGGAGCCGGTCCCCATCGTCGGCGGGGCGCGTCTGACGGGAAACGTCGGCCGGACCGAGGTCGGCGTCATCGCGGTCCGGCAGGACGAGTCCCTCGGACTCCCCGAGACGGACTTCTACGTCGCCCGCGTGCGGCACCCGCTCGGCGCGCGCTCCTCCGTCGGCGCGATCTTCACCGACCGGGAAGGAGGTCCCGCCGGGAAGGAATGGAACCGGGCCGCCGGTGTCGACCTCGACTGGAAGCCGACGGAAACGCTCGCGTTCACCGCCTTCTGGGCCACGACGCGCGACCCCGAGGGGCGACCGGACACCGACGGCTGGCGCGTCTCCGGCCAGTTCGACGACGGCAGCTGGCAGCTCTACTCGAGCCTGAAGCGCTACGACGAGGACTTCGATCCCGGGATCGGCTTCGTTCCCCGAACGGGCATCACGAACCTCTTCGGCCGCGCGGCCCGCCGCTTCTACCCCGCGGGCGGGTTCGTGAGGGAGTGGGGCGTCGGGGCCGAGGTCGATTACTTCGAGGACCCCGCCGGCGACCCCGTCGGGCGCGAGATCCAGCTGGAAATGTGGGCCGAGGGGCGCGACGCGAGCTACGCCAGGGCGGAGCCTTTCTCCAGCGAGTGGGACCGCCTCGACGAACCGTTCGAGATCAGCGCCGGCATCCACGTCCCCGAGGGCGCCTACTGGAACCGGCGGCACGCGGTCGAGGCCGGCACGAGCAAGGCCGTCGCGCTCTCGGCGAGCGGGAGCGTCGAGTGGGGGACGTTCTACGGCGGGCACCTCGAGACGTACGAAGGACAGCTCTCCTGGCGCCCGAACCCTCACCTCCTCTTGGCGCTGACCGAGGAGTACAACGACGTGAGGCTCCCCGGGGGCGCCTTCACGACCTCGCTCCTCGGTCTTCGCGGCACCTGGAACTTCTCGAGGTCCCTGCTCCTGACGGCCTTCACCCAGGTGAACTCGGAGGCGGACGTCGCGAGCCTCAACACGCGCCTGCGCTGGATGTGGCGACCCGGCTCGGACGTCTACCTCGTCTACAACCGGGCGACGGGAGAGGGGCTCGAGCGACGGGCGTGGCAGGTCGTCCTGAAGGCGACGTGGGCGATCCTGCCGTGA
- a CDS encoding calcium/sodium antiporter: MSALSIILFFLGIGLLVLGADLLVRGASRIALAAGISPLVVGLTVVAFGTSAPEMAVSVKAAFTGQTDIAYGNVVGSNIFNVLFILGLSALVAPLLVDRQLMRRDVPIMIGASLLLPVLALDGRIGRLDGALLFAGVVAYTAFSVLQSRKESAARRAETAAEMPGGPTGSWWANLLLVLAGLGLLVLGARWLVGGAVAFARSFGVSELVIGLTIVAAGTSLPEVATSVLASYRGHREIAVGNVVGSNIFNILAVLGLTGLVAPTGVPVAAQALAFDTPVMIAVALACLPIFFTGHVIARWEGALFLFFYTAYASFLVLKAAQSAALPGFQHAMTYFVLPLTVVTLLVLSAKAFRRQKSPAR; encoded by the coding sequence GTGAGCGCACTCTCCATCATCCTCTTCTTCCTCGGCATCGGCCTCCTCGTCCTCGGGGCCGACCTCCTCGTCCGCGGCGCCTCGCGCATCGCGCTCGCCGCTGGCATCTCGCCGCTCGTCGTCGGCCTGACCGTCGTCGCGTTCGGGACGAGCGCCCCCGAGATGGCCGTGAGCGTGAAGGCGGCCTTCACCGGGCAGACCGATATCGCCTACGGAAACGTCGTCGGCTCGAACATCTTCAACGTCCTCTTCATCCTCGGCCTCAGCGCACTCGTCGCGCCGCTCCTCGTCGACCGGCAGCTCATGCGCCGGGACGTCCCGATCATGATCGGGGCCTCCCTCCTGCTCCCGGTCCTCGCGCTCGACGGGCGGATAGGGCGACTGGACGGGGCGCTTCTCTTCGCCGGGGTCGTTGCTTACACCGCCTTCTCGGTGCTCCAGAGCCGGAAGGAGAGCGCCGCCAGGCGCGCGGAGACGGCAGCGGAGATGCCGGGAGGACCGACCGGCTCCTGGTGGGCGAACCTCCTCCTCGTCCTCGCCGGCCTCGGGCTGCTCGTTCTCGGCGCTCGCTGGCTCGTGGGCGGCGCCGTGGCGTTCGCCCGTTCGTTCGGCGTCTCCGAGCTCGTCATCGGCCTGACGATCGTCGCCGCGGGAACGTCGCTCCCCGAGGTCGCGACGTCGGTCCTCGCCTCGTATCGCGGCCACCGCGAGATCGCCGTCGGAAACGTCGTCGGCTCGAACATCTTCAACATCCTCGCCGTCCTCGGCCTGACGGGCCTCGTTGCACCGACCGGTGTCCCGGTCGCCGCACAGGCCCTTGCCTTCGACACCCCGGTCATGATCGCGGTCGCCCTCGCGTGCCTCCCGATCTTCTTCACCGGGCACGTCATCGCGCGGTGGGAAGGGGCGCTCTTCCTCTTCTTCTACACGGCCTACGCCTCGTTCCTCGTCCTGAAGGCGGCACAGTCCGCGGCGCTGCCGGGCTTCCAGCACGCCATGACGTACTTCGTGCTGCCGCTGACTGTCGTGACGCTCCTGGTCCTTTCGGCCAAGGCCTTCCGGCGGCAGAAGTCGCCGGCCCGGTGA
- a CDS encoding uracil-DNA glycosylase, producing the protein MNRTLATLTREIEACRACPRLVAWREESAAKPPRRFAGEDYWARPVPGFGDPAAGLLIVGLAPAAHGGNRTGRVFTGDSSGDFLFSALHRAGFANQPESTRCGDGLALAGAYVLAPVRCAPPDNRPTPDEFDRCRPFFARELALLPNLRVFLALGGLAWASALRVLGDAGVAIPRPAPTFGHGAEAALDLPGRGRLTLLGSYHVSRQNTNTGRLTPAMFDSVLARAREALGPGR; encoded by the coding sequence GTGAACCGGACGCTCGCCACGCTGACCCGGGAGATCGAGGCCTGCCGGGCCTGTCCGCGGCTCGTGGCGTGGCGGGAGGAGAGCGCGGCGAAGCCCCCGCGGCGCTTTGCGGGCGAGGATTACTGGGCGCGGCCCGTCCCCGGCTTCGGCGACCCGGCGGCAGGGCTTCTCATCGTCGGCCTCGCGCCGGCCGCCCACGGCGGCAACCGGACGGGCCGGGTCTTCACCGGCGACTCCTCGGGGGACTTTCTCTTTTCGGCGCTCCACCGCGCCGGCTTCGCGAACCAGCCGGAATCGACCCGGTGTGGCGACGGCCTCGCGCTGGCCGGCGCCTACGTTCTCGCGCCCGTCCGTTGCGCTCCGCCCGACAACCGTCCGACGCCCGACGAGTTCGACCGCTGCCGGCCGTTCTTCGCCCGGGAGCTGGCGCTGCTCCCGAACCTCCGCGTCTTCCTCGCCCTCGGCGGCCTCGCGTGGGCCTCGGCGCTCCGCGTCCTCGGCGACGCGGGTGTCGCGATTCCCCGCCCAGCGCCGACCTTCGGCCACGGCGCCGAGGCGGCGCTCGACCTCCCCGGCCGTGGCCGCCTCACGCTCCTCGGCTCGTACCACGTGAGCCGGCAGAACACGAACACGGGGAGGCTGACCCCCGCAATGTTCGATTCGGTCCTCGCGCGGGCCCGGGAAGCGCTCGGCCCCGGCCGCTGA
- a CDS encoding DUF2785 domain-containing protein, with translation MRLATGVLSLLLALPATAEPPVHDRSFWIALAAKDFAVPEGESAAALALEAADLLASPDPALRDGVGYEALARWIYKDGLVPPADLERLRLRLQAGLKKGLGESATDAAYGRSFSAIGLAILAAADLKTPWLTQEAFDDLLAASTAYLGTERDLRGFVPGSGWVHATAHTADVLKFLSRNPKLGAAGQARIVEAVAARLRTAGVVFAWGEDERLALALLSLTRRKDFDPKPLEAWLAALAAENTALWKNGAAIDPKAFVAVRAQKQALVHLAALVAREEAPPEPFYKALNGALGKLAG, from the coding sequence ATGCGCCTCGCCACCGGGGTCCTGTCCCTCCTGCTCGCCCTTCCCGCCACCGCCGAGCCGCCTGTTCACGATCGGAGCTTCTGGATCGCTCTCGCCGCGAAGGACTTCGCCGTTCCCGAGGGAGAGTCGGCCGCGGCCCTCGCCCTCGAGGCGGCGGATCTCCTCGCCTCGCCCGACCCGGCCCTGAGGGATGGGGTCGGCTACGAGGCGCTCGCGCGGTGGATCTACAAGGACGGCCTCGTCCCGCCGGCTGACCTGGAGCGCCTGCGCCTCCGGCTGCAGGCCGGGCTGAAGAAGGGGCTCGGGGAAAGCGCGACCGACGCGGCGTACGGGCGTTCGTTCTCGGCGATCGGCCTGGCGATCCTGGCCGCCGCCGACCTGAAGACGCCGTGGCTGACGCAGGAGGCGTTCGACGACCTTCTCGCGGCCTCGACCGCCTACCTCGGCACCGAGAGAGACCTGCGCGGCTTCGTCCCCGGCTCCGGCTGGGTCCACGCGACGGCGCACACGGCCGACGTCCTGAAGTTCCTCTCCCGCAACCCGAAGCTCGGCGCGGCCGGGCAGGCCCGGATCGTCGAGGCGGTCGCTGCGCGGCTCAGGACCGCCGGCGTCGTCTTCGCCTGGGGCGAGGACGAGCGCCTCGCGCTCGCGCTCCTCTCTCTGACGCGCCGCAAGGACTTCGACCCGAAGCCGCTCGAGGCCTGGCTCGCGGCGCTCGCCGCCGAGAACACCGCCCTCTGGAAGAACGGTGCCGCCATCGATCCGAAGGCGTTCGTCGCGGTGAGGGCGCAGAAGCAGGCGCTCGTTCACCTCGCCGCGCTCGTCGCCCGAGAGGAGGCGCCGCCGGAGCCGTTCTACAAGGCGCTGAACGGCGCGCTCGGCAAGCTCGCCGGCTGA
- a CDS encoding site-2 protease family protein, producing the protein MKWSYSIARISGIDIKVHATFALILAYGAFRWGFPKGFEGESSLPGAVFGMGLMILLFTCVVLHELGHSLVAQKFGLTVREIVLLPIGGVARLEKNPEKPLHELLIAAAGPLVNVAIAVLLFFAGGLAVNFGALEGRSLLQTTDGPPSLVTLWGWLFTANVALALFNLIPAFPMDGGRILRAGLALKMGFSRATRIATGVGQAIAFAFGLFGVLSGNILLVVVAFFVFMGAGQERAEEQARTVLTTLRVGDAYNKHALTLNPGDHVSKVVDYILTSYQPDFAVMQGNGFLGVVTRDDILKTLATEVTDLYVAGIMRRDVLTVQASQGLDDVRRLMGEKGERIVAVNSGEEFLGLVSAEDIGEALVVASFVQLRDKRRADAAAEEA; encoded by the coding sequence ATGAAGTGGTCGTATTCCATCGCCCGGATCTCGGGCATCGACATCAAGGTCCACGCGACCTTTGCGCTCATCCTCGCCTACGGCGCGTTCCGCTGGGGCTTCCCGAAGGGCTTCGAGGGGGAGTCCTCCCTCCCGGGAGCCGTCTTCGGGATGGGCCTGATGATCCTTCTCTTCACCTGCGTCGTCCTGCACGAGCTGGGGCACAGCCTCGTCGCGCAGAAGTTCGGCCTCACCGTGCGGGAGATCGTCCTCCTTCCGATCGGCGGCGTCGCGCGACTCGAGAAGAACCCCGAGAAGCCGCTCCACGAGCTCCTCATCGCGGCGGCGGGCCCGCTCGTGAACGTGGCGATCGCCGTCCTCCTCTTCTTCGCCGGCGGCCTCGCCGTCAACTTCGGCGCTCTGGAGGGGCGGTCGCTCCTGCAGACGACCGACGGCCCTCCTTCCCTCGTCACCCTCTGGGGATGGCTCTTCACCGCGAACGTCGCGCTCGCCCTCTTCAACCTCATTCCCGCCTTCCCGATGGACGGGGGCCGGATCCTGCGCGCGGGCCTGGCCCTGAAGATGGGCTTCTCCCGCGCCACGCGGATCGCCACCGGCGTCGGCCAGGCCATCGCCTTCGCCTTCGGCCTCTTCGGCGTCCTCAGCGGGAACATCCTCCTCGTCGTCGTCGCCTTCTTCGTCTTCATGGGGGCGGGGCAGGAACGGGCCGAGGAGCAGGCGCGCACCGTCCTGACGACCCTGCGCGTCGGCGACGCCTACAACAAGCACGCCCTGACGCTCAACCCGGGCGACCACGTCAGCAAGGTCGTCGACTACATCCTGACGAGCTACCAGCCCGACTTCGCCGTCATGCAGGGGAACGGTTTCCTCGGCGTGGTGACCCGCGACGACATCCTGAAGACCCTCGCCACCGAGGTGACCGACCTCTACGTCGCCGGCATCATGCGGAGGGACGTCCTCACGGTGCAGGCCTCGCAGGGTCTCGACGACGTCCGGCGGCTCATGGGCGAGAAGGGGGAGCGGATCGTCGCCGTGAACAGCGGCGAGGAGTTCCTCGGTCTCGTCAGCGCCGAGGACATCGGCGAGGCGCTCGTCGTCGCGAGCTTCGTCCAGCTGCGGGACAAGCGACGGGCGGACGCCGCGGCCGAGGAGGCCTGA